The sequence TTCACAGCCATTACCGTTTAAAGAATCTAACTGGACTTCTGGATATCAATTTGACCTTAAGAATTATCTGTTAAAAACCGAAGGCATCGTTGACTCAAAAATTTCGCTTTATAGCAGTGATGCATGCAAGTACATGCCTTTCATTCGAGTGAACATATCAGAATACTTTCCCATTAACATAACCCAAGTATATTTAGCAATTTTTGTCTATCCTTCAAACACAACACTCTGCATAAGGGAATTTGAAAACTTAAAGGCAAAAATAACACAATTAGGTTTCAAAGAATTTCAAGTTCCAAAAGAAATATCATCCAAGGAAACGCCTCATGAACGTATAATAAAGCAGGCATTGTTTACGTGGGGCAATGATACAGTATACGTTGAATGTTCTCACTTCCTAAGCTATAACAGAATTATAATCCTCAAAGGAAAAGAAGAGGATGTCGTAAGATTGGCCTCTGTAATGAAATAGATAGAAATTTCAGCGACAAAGCTTATAGATTGCGATTATAAAATTTGGAGATGATAAAAACGGATAATAAAGACGCTTTTGTCCTTGTGATTCTAGTATGTGGCATTGTGCTGTCTCCCATCTTTCAGTATGCATTAATCTCCATCGCAGAGCTTTTTGGCTTAAAATTGTCTTTCTTCACAGCTTTTGTCATCCCCGCATTAGTCGTCTCATTGCTCCCAGCATTCTACGCAGAAATTTACATCAAAGAGCCTGACACTGCAATAAAAGCATTCATAGCAACATTAATCCTCGCTTTCTTCATACCCTTCATACTATCACTCAGAACAGGTCCAAGCCCTCAAGCGGTAGCTTACCTTACAATACCTCCAAGAGACAGATCCGGCTTTAATTCGCAAAATCATGAATGGCTTGAAGAATATTCATTCCTCCCAAGGAACTACAACGGTATATGGGCTGGACAAGTTTCAGATTATTACATAGCAATCTACACTTGGCGTAAGAACCTTTTCTTGGGTGAATACTTATGTAGGAGAGCCTTCAACTCTGCAGAAAAAGAATTAAAACCCAAAGGATTCGAAGAATTAAACCTAACAATTCAAAGGAAAGCCTACAAGAAAGCTATTTTATCAAACAAGACCACATTAATTTACATCGAATGCTATGAAAAACTCGGATATCCAAGATTAATCTTCCTTGTTGGGAACACCAACAAAACTGAAAAATTCCTCCGATTTATTGAAGACCTTAGATGATGGGATTTTAGAGTCAGATAGCGGTGCCCCTGTTTATTACAGAATATATCCAACGTATAATGTTGTAATTTATGGAACAATTGTAGGTGAAGGAGAAGGAGGAGAGGTTATATACAGTCCAATTGACGGAATAGAGCAAGATTTTGGGATCACTCTTCAGGTGACGTGGTCATAAATAGAAACTACAGAATTGTCATTATAGCTTTAATATTTATTTTCATTTTTTACCCTTATATCTCTCATATCTTCATTGATTATCCTCAAACGACAATCCGTGACCAGTGTGCAGCAATAAAGGGTTTTTCTATCGGTTACATGCCAACATCTAATCTTAATACGTCGTTTGTCATTGGAAACTATATTGTAGTATCAATCCCAAACCAGGGTCCTCTTTCATACCCTTATGTGAAAGAGTGCGTATTCCAAGGAGATAGGATAATAATTGAGGTATACATTGATAATTGCTTTGTTCCATCTTCAGAAAAAAGTGAAAGTGTTTGTCCTCTTTATGGGCATGAAGGAAGTTCCTCCGTTCTTATTGTGGGAGCTAGAAACTTTAATAAGTTCAATAAGATTCGTGTAAATATCTATACAGGATACGAGCTTGAAACAGCAAAAGTAAACAATTTAAAGCTTGAAAAGACCGTTGAATTTGATATAAGATTTTATAGCACAATGTTTAGAAGCCTAATTGTAGTGATTGCGTTTATTTTTGTCAGAATAATGAAATTGCTGTTTCAGAGATTACCATGAGATAATGGTGGAAATCCTCTCACCCAACAATTGTTCAAAACCATTGTTTATTTTAACAAGTGCCGATAGGACAATCGGCAAATTGATAAGAGAAAAGTTATAACTGATTTTTCAGATTAACCTTTGTAAAGTTTATCGAGGTGAAGGAAATGAGTATTGAGGCACTATTCAAGCCAAAGAGCGTTGCCGTCATTGGAGCTTCTGGAAAGCCAGGAAAGATAGGCTATGCCATCATGAAGAACCTCATTGAGTACGGCTATGAAGGAAAAATATATGCAGTCAATGTCAAAGGCGGAGAAATTGAGATAGACGGGAGAAAATTCAAGGTTTACAAGAGTATTCTTGATGTTCCTGATGAAGTTGATATGGCTGTTGTTGTTGTCCCAGCCAAGTTTGTTCCTCAGGTTGTTGAGGAATGTGGAAAGAAAGGAGTTAAAGTATTACCTATCATAAGCTCAGGATTTGGTGAGCTTGGACCAGAAGGCAAAAAGATCGAAGAGCAGCTGGTAGAGACAGCCCACAAGTATGGAATGAGAATTCTCGGTCCAAACATCTTTGGTGTCGTTTACACCCCAGCAAAGCTCAACGCAACCTTTGGTCCAACAGATGTTATGCCAGGCAATTTAGCCTTGATCAGCCAGAGCGGTGCTCTCGGTATAGCTCTTATGGGATGGACAATTCTCGAGAAAGTTGGTCTCTCAGCAGTTGTCAGCGTTGGAAACAAGAGCGACATTGATGATGCCGACCTTTTGGAGTACTTCAAAGACGACGAGAACACAAAGGCAATCCTCATCTACATGGAAGGTGTCAAAGACGGTAGGAAGTTCATGGAAGTTGCAAAAGAGGTTAGCATGAAGAAGCCAATCATAGTCATTAAGGCCGGAAGAAGTGAGAGGGGTGCAAAGGCAGCGGCATCACACACAGGTAGCTTAGCAGGTGCTGATAGCATTTACACCGCAGCATTCAAGCAGAGCGGTGTTTTGAGAGCATTAACAATTGGCGAAGCCTTCGACTGGGCAAGAACACTCAGCAACTTACCAGAACCACCAGGAGAAAACGTTGTAATTATCACAAACGGCGGTGGAATTGGAGTTATGGCTACTGATGCAGCTGAAGAGGAAGGATTAAAGCTCTATGACAACCTTGAGGAGCTTAAGATCTTTGCAAACCACATGCCACCATTCGGAAGCTACAAGAACCCGGTTGACTTGACTGGTATGGCAGATGCAAAGGCTTATGAGGGTGCTATTAGAGATGCTTTAGCCCATCCAGAGATGCATGCAGTAGCTGTTCTCTACTGTCAGACCGCTGTTTTAGACCCAAGAGACCTTGCAAGGATAGTCATTGATGCGTACGAGGAGAGCGGAAAGAAGAAGCCAATAGTCGTTGCAATCGTTGGTGGAATTGAGGCAAAGGAGGCAATTGACATTCTCAACGAGAACGGAATTCCAGCATACCCAGAGCCAGAGAGGGCTATCAAGTCACTGGCCGCTCTGTACAGATGGAGCAAGTGGAAGGCCAGCAAGAGAAAAGAGTGATTACCTTTTTCTCACTCTCTTACTTCTTGTGAAAACACTTAATAACTTCCTATGCCAAATTATTCTATAGGGAGAAGTATGTTAATCGGCTTAATCTCCGATATCCACTCTAACTGGGAAGCTCTTCAAGCTGTATGGAGAGAAGTGAAGAAAGCAGATGTAATCTTCTGCATGGGTGATTTAGTTGGCTATGGCGCAAATCCCAATGAAGTTGTTGAATTCTTCAAGGAGCAGATGAAAAAGAGAGAAATTCTATGTGTAAGAGGGAATCACGACAACGCTGTTGCTTTTGGCATAGATTGGGGATTTAATCCCTATGCCAGAGCGGCTGTGAGATGGCATCAGCAAGTTATGAGCACTGAGAACCTCGAATTTTTAAGGAGATTGCCTATCAGACAAATCTTTACTGATGATACTGGTAGGAGCTATCTCATAATCCATGGCTCTCCAAGAGCACCTTTGGATGAGTATTTATTTCCTTGGTTCCCAGACAGCGAGCTTAGAGACATTTTGAGCTATGTAAAGCAAGATGATTTGGTTGTTGGTCATACTCACATGCCGATGCTTAGGGAAATTGAAGGGAGGAGAGTAATAAATCCCGGCGGAGTTGGGCAGCCGAGAGACGGAGATTGGAGGGCTGCTTATGCCTTCATTGATACAGAGACTCAAGAAGTTATTTTTGAAAGGGTTGAGTATGACATTGATAAAGCCGTGAGAAAAATAATTGAAGCTGGGCTACCCAAGTTTTTGGCTTATAGACTTTACGAAGGATATTAAACAGAAGGAGGATCAAGGAGACTGGAGCTTTTCTTTCACAGTCCTCAATCTTCTGAGCTTAGACTTAACTGCCAACTTTGAGGAGTCAATTATTATCACTTCTCCAATGCTTTTGACGGCACTTATTGGGATTAAAAGTAGCCCCTCGTGGTCAGTGACAAATTCACTTGTATCTAAATCTTCATCTGGTTCAGCTACAATTACAAGCAAATCACCAGTTTCTTCATCAAAGCTCAAATCATAAACCCATCCGAGTCTTATCCCTGTGTCTGTAATGAGCTCAACATCCCTAAGCTTTGAAGCCTTTATCTTTACCATCTTTGCCACCTCAGAATTTTAAACTATAGTATTAGTCGGGGTTTTTGTATAAAAATCTTTTCTGCATGAGCAGAAACTGAAAAGTGAAATGAAAAATAAAAAGCAAATCCCTACTCAGCCTGTGAAGTAATCCATCTCCTTTCTCTCTTTAGGTGCCTTTCTGCTCTCTTCAAACTGTTTGTAG is a genomic window of Thermococcus sp. M39 containing:
- a CDS encoding metallophosphoesterase — its product is MLIGLISDIHSNWEALQAVWREVKKADVIFCMGDLVGYGANPNEVVEFFKEQMKKREILCVRGNHDNAVAFGIDWGFNPYARAAVRWHQQVMSTENLEFLRRLPIRQIFTDDTGRSYLIIHGSPRAPLDEYLFPWFPDSELRDILSYVKQDDLVVGHTHMPMLREIEGRRVINPGGVGQPRDGDWRAAYAFIDTETQEVIFERVEYDIDKAVRKIIEAGLPKFLAYRLYEGY
- a CDS encoding PRC-barrel domain-containing protein, with the protein product MVKIKASKLRDVELITDTGIRLGWVYDLSFDEETGDLLVIVAEPDEDLDTSEFVTDHEGLLLIPISAVKSIGEVIIIDSSKLAVKSKLRRLRTVKEKLQSP
- the acs gene encoding acetate--CoA ligase alpha subunit, translated to MSIEALFKPKSVAVIGASGKPGKIGYAIMKNLIEYGYEGKIYAVNVKGGEIEIDGRKFKVYKSILDVPDEVDMAVVVVPAKFVPQVVEECGKKGVKVLPIISSGFGELGPEGKKIEEQLVETAHKYGMRILGPNIFGVVYTPAKLNATFGPTDVMPGNLALISQSGALGIALMGWTILEKVGLSAVVSVGNKSDIDDADLLEYFKDDENTKAILIYMEGVKDGRKFMEVAKEVSMKKPIIVIKAGRSERGAKAAASHTGSLAGADSIYTAAFKQSGVLRALTIGEAFDWARTLSNLPEPPGENVVIITNGGGIGVMATDAAEEEGLKLYDNLEELKIFANHMPPFGSYKNPVDLTGMADAKAYEGAIRDALAHPEMHAVAVLYCQTAVLDPRDLARIVIDAYEESGKKKPIVVAIVGGIEAKEAIDILNENGIPAYPEPERAIKSLAALYRWSKWKASKRKE